One genomic region from Arthrobacter sp. YN encodes:
- a CDS encoding amidohydrolase has protein sequence MSKEIDLIVTNASVYTCDPANEWAEAFAVTAGVVTAVGTTAEITALASTDTELLDAGGRMVMPGLCDVHSHLLIGGAQSAWELTMPPSEGIDAILAKVRNWSERLAPDEWVVGGIIGSPVLDQIAQGGYLPGLDEASGGRPVLLRDDSHHNRWVNSRALEIMGVDEGTPNPEGGTFVRGSDGTLTGVLYESACALAEDKAAAAINDHRERDRVSAATAVRLVNSYGITAVQDAGTLENALLALSDMDKNSELTSWVVGSLPARPFFGDGIFGEDLYAVAEKYRTDHVRPDFVKLFLDGVPMTRTSAMLSPYLCHGEHEDPSDTGELLWTRDDLVATLERCIELGLGAKLHATGDGSVRQALDAIEVIREKHGEGAIFQIAHVAYVDPADRSRFAELNVIPDVSPYIWYPNIFDESIANQIPEKVLRESWPIKDLALSGALVSGGSDWPVVPVPNPWIGMETLVTRSNPDPAVPGEQNGEQCLSLPQAIAAFTRNPATAMGLGETVGAIKAGHSADFVLLNHNLFDVPTNAIHKTEVMRTYFQGKSVYERPQS, from the coding sequence ATGAGTAAAGAAATTGATCTGATAGTCACTAACGCATCCGTCTACACCTGCGACCCGGCAAATGAATGGGCGGAAGCCTTTGCCGTTACAGCAGGTGTCGTCACCGCAGTCGGCACCACGGCCGAGATTACAGCCCTCGCTTCAACCGACACGGAACTTCTGGATGCCGGGGGGAGGATGGTCATGCCCGGGCTCTGCGACGTGCATTCCCATCTTCTGATCGGCGGGGCCCAGTCCGCATGGGAACTGACCATGCCGCCCTCCGAGGGGATCGACGCCATCCTGGCAAAGGTGCGGAACTGGTCCGAGCGCCTCGCCCCGGACGAATGGGTGGTCGGCGGAATCATCGGCAGCCCCGTACTTGATCAAATTGCACAAGGGGGCTATCTGCCGGGCCTCGATGAAGCCAGCGGCGGGCGCCCCGTGCTATTGCGGGACGACTCCCACCACAACCGTTGGGTCAACTCCCGCGCACTGGAAATCATGGGTGTGGATGAAGGGACTCCAAACCCCGAGGGAGGGACGTTTGTTCGCGGTTCTGACGGCACGCTCACAGGCGTCCTGTACGAATCTGCCTGTGCGCTGGCCGAAGACAAGGCGGCTGCTGCGATCAACGATCACCGCGAACGCGACCGCGTCTCTGCCGCGACCGCGGTCCGTTTGGTGAACTCGTACGGCATTACCGCTGTACAGGATGCGGGGACGCTCGAAAATGCGCTTCTGGCGTTGTCCGACATGGATAAGAATTCGGAACTGACGTCCTGGGTTGTCGGCTCGCTCCCGGCCCGCCCCTTCTTTGGAGACGGGATCTTTGGCGAGGACCTGTACGCCGTTGCCGAAAAGTACCGCACCGACCACGTCCGACCGGACTTCGTAAAACTATTCCTGGATGGAGTTCCCATGACCCGGACCTCCGCCATGCTCAGCCCGTACCTCTGCCACGGCGAGCATGAAGACCCCTCAGACACTGGCGAACTCCTGTGGACCCGTGATGACCTCGTTGCAACTCTTGAACGATGCATCGAGCTCGGGCTTGGGGCAAAGCTGCATGCCACGGGTGACGGTTCGGTACGGCAGGCTCTGGACGCAATCGAGGTGATTCGCGAGAAGCACGGTGAAGGAGCAATCTTCCAAATTGCGCACGTAGCATACGTCGACCCGGCGGACCGTTCCCGTTTCGCAGAACTGAACGTGATACCGGATGTATCCCCCTACATTTGGTACCCGAACATCTTCGATGAAAGCATCGCAAACCAGATCCCGGAGAAGGTCCTGCGTGAGAGCTGGCCGATCAAAGACCTGGCCTTGAGCGGTGCACTGGTATCGGGCGGATCCGACTGGCCGGTAGTCCCTGTACCCAACCCGTGGATCGGAATGGAAACCCTCGTCACACGCTCGAACCCCGATCCCGCGGTACCGGGGGAACAAAACGGTGAGCAATGCCTTTCGCTCCCCCAGGCAATCGCCGCATTCACCCGGAACCCCGCCACCGCCATGGGCCTGGGAGAAACCGTCGGCGCTATCAAGGCCGGCCACTCAGCAGATTTTGTTCTGCTCAACCACAATCTGTTCGACGTCCCCACGAATGCCATTCACAAAACGGAAGTCATGCGGACCTATTTTCAAGGCAAGAGCGTCTACGAACGCCCGCAGAGCTAG
- a CDS encoding APC family permease: MDNQLQEHVPSVPDKLSRDSLGVFGVVFLVLAAVAPLTGIIVITALGLALGNGAGMVGSFIVVTAILLLFAVGYAQMSKLLVSAGGFYAVVLKGLGRAAALVAALVAMLGYNCFVAGAIGTIGLFTQTVIAQLTGLDVHWFIWSLVAVAAAFLLSRQGINFSAKVLGVGLILEVSILIIFDIAVLIRDGYTLDVFSPGIVFSGAAGIGFLFAANAFVGVEATGLFSEEARNPRRTIPRATYGAIGFIGLLAAVTTWAIVSALGAADTQGIAAEHLAAGDLVFFLSSQYLGEGLTTTMMILLLVSLFAALMALHNSATRYIYSLGRARILTQWLSRTRPNGFPQRASMAQFAVGLVVAGLFAVFGLEPLTSLIPSMTGFGTLGILTLQFMATLAIVVHFRRIRERRWWSTLLAPGIGLLGLGFVVVLAISNFSVLAGSDAPVITMLPWLLAVAVVGGLLLAWHLRRNKPEIYVGLGQDLERLPLENNDAEKSPEEPSFSTTRP, translated from the coding sequence ATGGATAATCAGCTGCAGGAACACGTTCCTTCCGTCCCAGACAAATTGTCCCGGGACTCCTTGGGCGTTTTTGGCGTCGTTTTCCTTGTACTTGCGGCCGTCGCCCCGCTGACCGGCATTATTGTCATCACCGCTCTTGGCCTGGCACTCGGCAACGGCGCCGGGATGGTGGGATCTTTCATTGTCGTTACCGCGATACTCCTACTCTTCGCCGTGGGCTATGCCCAAATGTCCAAGTTGCTTGTCAGCGCAGGAGGGTTCTACGCCGTTGTCCTCAAGGGCCTGGGAAGAGCAGCAGCGCTGGTGGCTGCACTGGTAGCGATGCTCGGCTACAACTGCTTCGTAGCCGGTGCGATCGGAACAATCGGATTGTTCACTCAGACTGTGATCGCGCAGCTCACAGGGCTTGACGTGCACTGGTTCATCTGGTCACTGGTAGCGGTGGCGGCCGCTTTCCTACTCAGCCGCCAAGGTATCAATTTCAGCGCCAAGGTTCTTGGCGTTGGTCTGATCCTGGAAGTTTCCATCCTGATAATCTTCGACATCGCCGTCCTCATCCGGGACGGCTACACGCTGGACGTCTTCAGCCCCGGCATCGTGTTCTCGGGCGCAGCGGGAATCGGTTTTCTGTTCGCGGCCAACGCCTTCGTTGGAGTGGAGGCAACGGGGTTGTTCAGCGAGGAGGCGAGGAATCCCCGCAGGACCATCCCACGGGCAACCTACGGGGCAATAGGCTTCATCGGACTTCTTGCAGCCGTGACTACATGGGCCATAGTAAGCGCACTGGGTGCAGCGGATACCCAGGGAATCGCTGCCGAGCACCTGGCCGCCGGCGATCTGGTGTTCTTCCTCTCAAGCCAATATCTCGGGGAGGGCCTTACAACGACCATGATGATCCTGCTGCTTGTGAGCCTCTTTGCCGCATTGATGGCCCTGCACAACTCGGCCACCAGGTACATCTACTCTCTGGGCCGCGCACGGATTCTCACGCAATGGCTGAGCCGGACCCGTCCCAACGGATTTCCGCAGCGCGCCTCCATGGCCCAGTTCGCAGTGGGGCTCGTAGTCGCCGGGCTCTTCGCAGTGTTCGGGCTGGAACCACTCACTTCACTCATTCCGAGCATGACGGGCTTTGGCACGTTGGGCATCCTCACCCTGCAGTTCATGGCCACGCTGGCAATTGTGGTGCACTTCAGGAGAATTCGGGAGCGGCGATGGTGGAGCACCCTGCTGGCGCCAGGGATTGGCCTTCTTGGTTTGGGCTTTGTGGTGGTCCTTGCCATCAGCAACTTCTCGGTGCTGGCCGGTTCGGACGCCCCGGTGATTACCATGCTTCCCTGGCTCCTCGCGGTTGCCGTCGTCGGCGGCCTGCTTCTTGCATGGCATCTTCGCAGAAACAAACCAGAGATCTACGTGGGTCTCGGCCAGGATCTCGAGCGGCTGCCGTTGGAAAACAACGACGCCGAGAAATCTCCGGAAGAACCATCGTTCAGCACAACTCGTCCCTAG